In Nicotiana tabacum cultivar K326 chromosome 11, ASM71507v2, whole genome shotgun sequence, a single window of DNA contains:
- the LOC107807078 gene encoding uncharacterized protein LOC107807078 isoform X1 yields MKFGLKSGEKTKKRSTLLLDRPPSTDQRLFRPSASEYCIQNTFIRTLSWFSCIVVEEQCHAQLCSLGGLHKECQKIDAMSASSKFDLSSSSPDRPLYASGQRGSYAPASLDRSGSFRENMENPILSSLPNMTRSTSTVTRTDAVNFFQCLRFDPKAMVTDHKLNRNIDFKRLTSLALGVPVEDSPLVSSKGKLFPSPSAEESRRLKAGLRESCTKARERVKIFTESLSVLNKCFPSIPSRKRSRSDSLANDRHVTLFPSDRSVSGTSIGKMGTQSHCTASSYELEQQKSEERVKTAVPSKRTRTSMADVRPDVRANTPTRSAGNMDRDREILRLPNGSTIQGEDRTSSIAVEGWEKSRMKKKRSGIKPDATGSIITKPIDGHREPKQGVQPRLPSDSRSRFTDTHGFRHGLAPGAVGKADGATQHVTLGVRSSLSKIDQDNHLHLLDRRDRPLGSEKERVNLKAVSNTMKAAAREEFTSPSPASSTKLNPATRAPRSGSGVAPKLSPPVHRAAAANDWEISQCTNKLPSAVGAGNRKRNPSTRSSSPPVAQWASQRPQKISRPARRNNFPIVPNNDEISTLDTTSDVLRNERRLSSSSPQQKLKSDVFSPAVSETEELGAAEVKSKDKSKRSDEVDEKSGNVQKMSTLLLPPRKNKVVSGQDFGDGIRRQGRSGRGFTSTRSLMPLMAEKLGNVGTAKQLRTSRHALDKPESKGGRPPTRKLSDRKAYKRQKHATMDAAADFLVGSDDGHEELLAAASAVTNTAQALSSSFWKQMEPIFRFISEMDTAFLRQQINHETNLAAAASVTFATDASSLSSGFGLNEVRGQTNETQSSDLTSEHGVSGKSKPKGISLYQRLLAAIVPEELYCNGKEDLNSNVYRSGFEIEMDSESHTSCGQMLYSSETSRYWASNGYSINANGCSVDNLDYIKADNVTSAFERGNFSSYDQSQNGLLSEQVTMPGFVCSEYQYNEMSIDERLLMEIRCIGIYPDLESDFAETGNEEISAEISKLHEKHHEMVSKKKRMLGKLLDSATQMRELQEKEFEQRALDKLVAMAYEKYMSCWGPNAHGMKSASGKMAKQAALAFVKRTLDRCQEFEQTRKSCFSEPLYKDMFLSGISRLSDGQTDSNTDGEAGKSYISTSGCSGEARVSALGAQQSPSLNQDISFEANLPSEASRVKRRELEDVLGTTIGASSGIGSSLLSSAKGKRSERDREGKGNGREALSRNGTTKIGRPASSNVKGERKPKTKPKQKTTQLSTSVNGFFGKISEQPKLLGSSIARSSGISATGNDKTGCNLDELEDPIDLSGLQLPEMDVLGVPDDLGGQGQDIGSWLNIDDDGLQDDDFMGLEIPMDDLSDLNMMV; encoded by the exons ATGAAATTCGGGCTAAAATCCGgcgaaaaaacgaaaaaaagatcCACGTTATTGCTTGACCGACCTCCTTCCACCGATCAACGACTCTTTCGACCTTCCGCCAgt GAGTACTGCATTCAGAACACATTTATTAGGACATTGAGCTGGTTTTCATGCATTGTTGTTGAAGAGCAGTGCCATGCACAGCTGTGTTCACTGGGTGGGTTACACAAAGAGTGTCAGAAAATTGATGCAATGTCAGCATCTAGTAAATTTGATCTATCTTCCAGTAGTCCAGATAGGCCACTGTATGCCTCTGGGCAGCGTGGATCCTATGCACCTGCTTCACTGGATAGGTCGGGTAGCTTCCGTGAGAACATGGAGAATCCAATCTTATCTTCTCTTCCAAACATGACGAGAAGTACTTCAACAGTAACACGTACAGATGCCGTTAACTTTTTCCAGTGCTTACGTTTTGATCCAAAAGCTATGGTTACTGACCACAAACTTAATCGGAATATTGATTTCAAGCGGCTCACCAGTTTAGCTTTAGGTGTGCCAGTGGAGGATTCTCCATTGGTGTCTTCTAAAGGCAAACTGTTTCCTTCTCCCTCTGCGGAGGAGTCCAGACGGCTGAAGGCTGGTCTTCGTGAAAGCTGCACTAAAGCTAG GGAACGTGTGAAGATATTCACCGAATCTTTATCTGTGCTCAACAAATGCTTTCCAAGCATCCCATCAAGGAAGAGATCTCGGTCTGATTCCCTAGCAAATGACCGACACGTTACATTATTCCCAAGTGATCGGTCAGTTTCAGGGACAAGCATTGGTAAAATGGGAACGCAGAGTCATTGTACTGCCAGTAGTTATGAGTTGGAGCAACAAAAGTCTGAAGAAAGAGTTAAAACTGCTGTTCCAAGCAAACGCACTCGAACTTCTATGGCGGATGTTAGG CCTGATGTAAGGGCAAACACTCCCACAAGGTCGGCTGGGAACATGGATAGAGATAGGGAGATACTGAGGCTTCCAAATGGTAGCACAATTCAGGGAGAAGATCGTACGTCATCCATTGCTGTAGAGGGTTGGGAGAAGTCGAGGATGAAAAAGAAGCGTTCTGGAATAAAACCAGATGCTACTGGCTCCATAATCACAAAACCTATTGATGGCCACAGGGAACCGAAGCAAGGAGTGCAGCCGCGGCTTCCTAGTGATAGCCGATCAAGATTTACTGATACCCATGGCTTCAG ACATGGGCTTGCTCCTGGTGCTGTCGGAAAAGCTGATGGTGCAACACAGCATGTTACCTTAGGTGTACGTTCTTCCCTGTCTAAGATTGACCAAGATAACCATCTTCATCTCCTAGATAGGAGAGATCGTCCTCTTGGCTCAGAGAAAGAAAGGGTGAATCTCAAAGCAGTCAGCAA TACAATGAAAGCAGCTGCTCGTGAAGAATTCACATCCCCTAGCCCTGCATCGAGCACGAAATTGAATCCTGCTACTAGGGCTCCACGATCAGGTTCAGGCGTTGCACCGAAGTTGTCTCCTCCAGTTCACCGCGCAGCTGCTGCAAATGATTGGGAAATCTCTCAATGTACAAACAAACTTCCATCTGCTGTTGGGGCAGGTAATCGCAAGCGCAACCCTTCTACAAGGTCCTCATCACCACCTGTTGCTCAATGGGCCAGCCAAAGGCCCCAGAAGATATCTCGACCCGCAAGAAGGAACAATTTTCCCATTGTTCCGAATAATGACGAAATATCTACCCTGGATACCACAAGCGATGTTCTACGTAATGAGAGACGTTTGTCTAGCTCTTCCCCTCAACAAAAGTTAAAAAGTGATGTCTTCTCTCCAGCTGTATCTGAAACTGAGGAATTAGGAGCTGCTGAAGTCAAGTCTAAAGACAAGAGCAAGAGGTCTGACGAAGTGGATGAAAAATCTGGGAATGTGCAAAAGATGTCAACACTGCTCCTACCGCCAAGGAAAAATAAGGTGGTTAGTGGACAAGACTTTGGAGATGGTATTCGCAGACAAGGGCGGAGTGGCAGGGGGTTTACCTCCACTAGGTCCCTAATGCCATTGATGGCTGAAAAGCTTGGCAATGTTGGGACTGCAAAACAACTTAGAACCTCTAGACATGCTCTGGATAAGCCAGAAAG CAAAGGAGGCAGACCACCTACAAGAAAGCTCTCTGATCGTAAGGCTTATAAACGACAGAAGCATGCAACGATGGATGCTGCAGCGGATTTTCTAG TTGGTTCAGATGATGGCCATGAAGAGCTATTGGCTGCTGCAAGTGCTGTTACTAACACTG CTCAAGCCCTTTCGAGCTCATTCTGGAAGCAGATGGAGCCAATTTTTCGTTTTATATCTGAAATGGACACAGCCTTTCTGAGGCAACAG ATAAATCATGAGACTAATCTGGCAGCAGCAGCCTCTGTGACTTTTGCTACTGATGCTTCCAGTTTAAGTAGTGGTTTTGGGTTGAATGAAGTCCGGGGACAGACAAATGAAACACAGAGTTCCGATCTTACCTCAGAACATGGAGTCTCTGGAAAAAGTAAACCCAAGGGTATTTCCTTGTACCAGAGGCTGTTGGCTGCTATAGTACCTGAAGAGCTTTATTGCAATGGAAAGGAAGACCTTAACTCCAATGTTTATCGATCTGGATTTGAAATTGAGATGGATTCAGAATCTCATACTTCCTGTGGGCAGATGTTATATAGCAGTGAAACATCCCGATACTGGGCTTCTAATGGATACAGCATAAATGCCAATGGGTGTTCCGTTGATAATTTGGACTACATTAAGGCCGATAATGTTACATCCGCGTTCGAAAGGGGGAATTTTTCAAGCTATGATCAGTCACAAAATGGTCTACTTTCAGAACAAGTAACAATGCCTGGCTTTGTTTGTTCCGAGTATCAGTATAATGAGATGTCCATTGATGAGCGGCTTCTCATGGAGATTCGCTGTATCGGAATATATCCGGACCTGGAG TCTGATTTTGCTGAGACTGGAAATGAAGAGATCAGTGCAGAAATTAGTAAATTACATGAGAAACACCATGAAATG GTTTCTAAGAAGAAGAGGATGCTTGGGAAACTGCTGGATTCAGCTACACAGATGAGAGAGTTACAAGAGAA GGAGTTTGAACAGCGTGCTCTTGATAAACTGGTTGCAATGGCATACGAAAAATATATG AGTTGTTGGGGTCCAAATGCTCATGGGATGAAGAGTGCTAGCGGGAAAATGGCCAAGCAAGCTGCCTTAGCTTTTGTCAAGCGGACTTTGGATCGATGCCAAGAATTTGAGCAGACAAGAAAGAGCTGCTTCAGTGAGCCTTTGTATAAGGATATGTTTCTTTCTGGGATATCCCGCCTTAGTGACGGACAAACAGATTCGAACACTGATGGCGAAGCTGGAAAATCTTATATCAGCACATCTGGCTGTTCAGGAGAAGCTAGAGTTTCAG CTTTGGGCGCACAGCAGAGCCCATCGCTAAACCAGGATATATCTTTTGAAGCCAATTTACCTTCTGAAGCCAGTAGGGTCAAGCGGAGGGAGTTGGAAGATGTTCTTGGTACTACAATTGGTGCTTCTTCAGGCATAGGTAGTTCACTTTTAAGCAGTGCAAAAGGGAAGAGAAGTGAGAGAGACCGAGAAGGAAAAGGAAATGGCCGAGAGGCATTATCCCGCAATGGAACTACCAAAATTGGTCGACCTGCCTCTTCCAATGTTAAAGGAGAAAGAAAGCCTAAGACAAAACCTAAGCAGAAAACTACTCAGTTATCCACCTCTGTCAATGGCTTTTTTGGCAAGATATCGGAGCAACCTAAATTGCTAGGATCTTCAATAGCAAGATCAAGTGGTATAAGTGCCACTGGAAATGATAAGACTGGCTGTAACTTGGATGAACTAGAGGATCCCATTGACTTATCCGGCCTGCAACTCCCAGAAATGGATGTTTTAGGTGTCCCTGACGATCTTGGTGGTCAGGGACAGGACATAGGCTCATGGTTGAACATCGATGATGATGGATTACAAGATGACGACTTCATGGGCCTTGAGATTCCCATGGATGATCTGTCAGACTTGAATATGATGGTTTGA